A window of Clostridia bacterium genomic DNA:
TCGTTTAGTTTCAATAGTCGTATTAGATACATCAATTTTAAAATCCATAGTTTTGAGGTCCTTAAATTTATTTATATTAATATAACATATTTTTGTATCATTCATATACAAAAAAAAATAAAAATCCCTCAACAGCAAAAAACACTGATTGAGGGTAAAAATTAATATGAATTATTATGTAATTTAGCTTTCAACAAACTTAACTAACAAGTCATTAAAATCATCTTTTTGGTCATAAAAACTGCCATGTCCTGAAAATTTTAGCAATTCTAATTTTGAATTTTCAATCATTTTATGCTGTATTTCTGATAACTGCGGAGAAACTATTTTATCATGAATACCTTGTATAATTAATGTAGGCACTTGGATAGATTTCAAATCGGTAAATAGGACTTCATTTAGCCAAGTTTGCTCAACTTCGGCAGTCGCCCATCCCGCCGCCTTCAAGCCTATATTAAAGAACCAATCAGAAAAAGCTTCTGATGTATGCTGAAAGAAAAATTTATTTCCAAAATCTCTAAGCATTGCAGGGCGATCATTATATGTATCTTCAATCATTTGCAATATTCCTTCTCTGTCAGAACCGTAAGGAAAATTAGGACGCCGTATCAAACTAGGCGCAGCCGCTGCGATAAGAACAAGTTTTGAAACTCCATATCCTTTATGACGTCCCATATATCTTG
This region includes:
- a CDS encoding alpha/beta hydrolase; the protein is MGQYVNVNNVKIFVEDLNPKGRKTIVFLHGWPGDHTLFEYQFDKLPKLGYRCVGLDTRGFGMSDKPFDGYDYDTLSDDVRGVVEYLGLRNFTLAGHSTGGAIAARYMGRHKGYGVSKLVLIAAAAPSLIRRPNFPYGSDREGILQMIEDTYNDRPAMLRDFGNKFFFQHTSEAFSDWFFNIGLKAAGWATAEVEQTWLNEVLFTDLKSIQVPTLIIQGIHDKIVSPQLSEIQHKMIENSKLELLKFSGHGSFYDQKDDFNDLLVKFVES